The DNA region CTCCGTTTGCCGCCGCTCCTTCGTCCCGCTCACTTTTGCGCTGCCCACAGCCGCCAAGTTGTCCTGCTCCTACTCGGGCTTCTCCAACCCCCGCGTGGAGTGGAAGTTCGCCCATGGTGACATCACCAGCCTCGTTTGTTATAAAAACAAGATCACGGGTGAGTTGCCTCAGCTCCTCCCCGGTGGCCTAGGTTGTGGAGGGGTCGACGGGGCCGGACCCCCGGGGGAGAGGAGCACCCTGGGGCCCAGGTCCCGCGGACTCTTCCGCGGCCTGCCCTGCCACCACCCAGCTTCTCGTGGCCCCGCAGCGCACTCAGCCGGccgccccttcctctctcctggtAGCCTCCTATGCAGACCGAGTCACCTTCTCGCACAGTGGCATCACTTTCCATTCGGTGACCCGGAAAGACACGGGGACGTACACTTGCATGGTCTCTGACGATGGCGGCAACACGTACGGGGAGGTCAGCGTCCAGCTCACTGTGCTTGGTATGTGCCCCACGCGTTTTGTGTGTGGGCTTGGCATTCATTGCTTCCCAGGTCCTCAAGGGGCTTTGCTGAGCTTTGCAGCTCACTGATGGCCAgggcgctggggggggggggggtggggagtggggagtgggggggctTCAGTCTCTGTGCTGCAGAGGCGAcgagccccgcccctccccctcccccctcccacagtgGGAAGCAGAGGGCCTGGTAAGGGATGGAGGCTGGAGCTGACCTATGGGGTTGTCTTCCGCTTGGCCTCTAGGCGGCGCTGTCTGAACTTGTGCTGGGCCCCTTCTGTCCCTTCGCAGTGCCTCCGTCCAAGCCCACGGTCCACATCCCCTCCTCTGCCACCATCGGGAGTCGGGCAGTGCTGACCTGCTCAGAGAAGGATGGCTCCCCCCCTTCTGAGTACTACTGGTTCAAGGACGGGGTCCGGATGCCTTTGGAGCCCAAGGGCAACCGCGCCTTCAGCAACTCTTCCTACAGCCTGAATGAAAAGACAGGGGAGCTGGTAGGGATGGGGTGGTGCAGAAgggtatggggggggggcagggccaaAGAGCCCTGGAAGGTGGGGAAGACAAGCAGCAAGATGAGCTTGGCGTTAGGGTCGGAAGACTAAAGATGGGGCTCGGACGCTTCTCAGGATGAGGGTGTCATAAGGTGCGCCGTTGTTGAATTCGTCTGCCGTGCACCCGAAACCCCAGTGCAACAGCGTATGTCCACGATACTGCAATTTAAAAACGAGgatcggggtggggggtgctcctGTAGAACCTGCGGCTCTTGGTGTCGggggtcgtgagttcgatccccgcgtcgggcgtAGAGCTTACTGACAAAACACCAGAAGTAGGTGCTTGGCTTCTGTCGGCAGGAGGCCAACCGATTTCCTCCCTTCAGGTCTTCGATCCCGTGTCAGCCTGGGATACGGGCGAGTACACCTGTGAGGCGCGGAACGGGTACGGGATGCCCGTGAGGTCAGAGGCTGTGCGCATGGAAGCCGGTGAGCAAGGCTCTAGCAGGGGCTTGAGCtcgggcctggggtggggcccggggTCTGCTTTCCACCCTGGCTTTGGTGGTGTTGTCAGTCACGTGAGTGAGCCCTCAGAGGACTGACCTCTCGTTTGTGTCTCACAGCGGAGTTGAATGTGGGGGGCATTGTGGCAGCTGTCCTTGTCACACTCATTCTCcttggattcttgattttgggcATCTGGTTCGCCTATAGACGAGGCTACTTTGACAGTAAGTACTTGCCCTCAACAGCTCTCCTTTGCATCGTCCCCATTCCAGGGCACGGTCCTCGGGTGCCATCTGAGTACTGACCTGATAGTGAGCCCACGTGTGCAGGGGTTCTCTCCCGGGTGAGCACCAGTGACCTATGAGTGCCATTCCCCCAGCCTTCTGAGCCCGGCCGGCCCCTATCCCGCTGACGCTCACggtcccctttcttctttttcaggaacAAAGAAAGGGTGAGTGAGCCACCTGCCGTCCTGGGAGGTCTCCAGAGGAGGTTGAGAACAAGGATGCGTGTGGTTTGAAGCGGAGACGGGccccggggggaggggctggaggcagaggcCACCCTGGTTGggtggccatctgtgtgtctacCTCTCCCCGTTCCCTGTGACCTTGCACTCGTCGggtctccctccacccacccctccctacTGAGAGCTCTGTGCTTCCGTAAAGTTCTCGGTCGAGCCTCTAACGTTGGCCAGCAGAGGTTAAAGACAGcacgggttgggggggggggggttgctgagcGTCTCCGTCTTCTGGCTTGTCCGCAGGACCTCGAGTAAGAAGGTGATTTACAGCCAGCCCGCTGCCCGCAGTGAAGTGAGTGTGCTCCCCTGGGACCGGGAGGGTCTCCCTGCGGGAGTGAGGGGCTCCTCCCCTGTGTTTACAGGTTCAGGAGCTTATCAGCTCAACAAGAGTGTACAGGGTTGATTTGGGCGTTTTATTTCTCCAGGGGGAATTCAGGCAGACCTCGTCATTCCTGGTGTGACCCTGGTCCGACTCATCTCCTGTCCTCCGTGCTTGCCTTCTTCCGGTGCTACCAGACTCCGGCCCGTGGCGTCTGTAGTTTCACAGGGTCCCTTACACGTCTTCTAGCCCCCACAGGGGTCCCCACGTTTATCTTAGTTAGGATGTGGTTGTGTACGCTTTCCCCCTGCATCCCGCCCTTCCTTTCCCGCCATTGCCCAGTTGCCCGGGACTTGTTTGAAAGCTTTCGTCCCCCATCCCTACGAGGGATCAGGGAACAGCCCTGAGCGTCACGCCCCTTGACTTCCCTTCCCAGAACGTGGCAACAGTGGCGGGGCACTCGATACACAGGGTCCCTCGGCCCTTTCCTCCCGTGGTGAGGAGGGACCCACTGTTCCAGAGTGGGGACTGGAGACCGAGCCACCGAAGAGGTTGTGGGGTGACAACACCGAGTCTCTCCCGCCCCTGCAGCCCACTCCactttcttctgtcttcccacGGGAAGTGCCCCCGAGACCCTCTTGCACCGGCCTGAACGCAGAAAGACACCATCTGTGCCTGTAGAAAGAAACCGGAGCTTTGTTATGGAGAGCATAGTCGGGGGGCTCTCAGGGGACACTGAGCGGAAGGGTTTTAAAACCCCTGATCTGAAGAAAAGGAAGCTGGCGCTGGGAGCTCCGACCATCACCCTTCCCTTGGCTGGAACAACTGGATGGACCCTTTTAAGATGCGTCTGCAGGGCCGTGCGGATGTGCGCAGTGGTCTTAGCTCTTTGCTGTGGGGTGTGTGCGtatgtgcgcgtgcgtgtgcgtgtgtgcgcgcgcgcgcgcgcgtgcacattCACGCGCTTGGGCTTAGCTCTGTGCTGAAATGCGGTGTGTGTCCAGGGCGTCTTCGCTCTTTGGTGAGACTGTTGGTGTGTGTTTGGATGTAGCCGGATGTTGCTGGTTTGTCAAAGCCTCTCGTCGCGGGAAGTTGGGGAAATGAAGTTCCTGGGCTCCTTTGTACAAACAGGAAGGCGCCTGAAACCCTGCTTCCCAACAACCTGGGTTGGTCCTGGCCCCCTGTCCCACCCCTTCCTGGCTCCCGTCTCAAGGCAGAGCTTCTGAGCTTGGGACCCTCATTCCGGAGCCCTCTGGCGGCCGGAGGAGTGCCCTCTGCTGCGGGAGCACACCCGGAGGAAGCCGATGCTGTGCCCTGGGATTCTCCCTGGTCTGGTCCACTGAGGGGAGAAagtgcccaccctcccctcccccctctgccaaCCAGATGCATCGAAAGACTTCTCTAAGGAGAACAGACTGCCCCAGAGCAGTAAAGCAACCGTTGCTTCACTGGAGCGGAGTTGGGGGCTGGGGTGCCGTTTAGAGGAAAGGTAATTTGAGACCAGGTGGCAAGGCCATCCGCGTGTGACTGCTGGGAAGGTAGGCCTGCCTGACTGTTGCTTTCCTTTGTGCGTCTGGACAGCCCCTTTTGCCCTTAAATTTCTGTTTCCCCCTCTACCGTAGCCGCCCGGTCTATTAACGAGCGAGAGGGCGAACACGGGGGTCTTCAAGGGTTGATTTTGCTTAACTTCCTTCTGTGGGGGACACTAAGCCCCACTTTGCCAGGTTTTATTCCCTGACCTGGAAACCCCTGACAGAATTGAGTTTTCTATCGAGAATCCAAGAGGAAAAACAAGCCTAGCCAAACCATCGGTTAAGGGTCATGGGCCAATAAAAAAAGAGCTTTTTCAGATGgagataaaatttaattaaacagTAAAAGCAGAGATGATGA from Lynx canadensis isolate LIC74 chromosome F1, mLynCan4.pri.v2, whole genome shotgun sequence includes:
- the F11R gene encoding junctional adhesion molecule A isoform X2, with translation MGTEARAGRRQLLVFTSVVLSSLALGRGAVYTSEPDVRVPEDKPAKLSCSYSGFSNPRVEWKFAHGDITSLVCYKNKITASYADRVTFSHSGITFHSVTRKDTGTYTCMVSDDGGNTYGEVSVQLTVLVPPSKPTVHIPSSATIGSRAVLTCSEKDGSPPSEYYWFKDGVRMPLEPKGNRAFSNSSYSLNEKTGELVFDPVSAWDTGEYTCEARNGYGMPVRSEAVRMEAGHGPRVPSEY
- the F11R gene encoding junctional adhesion molecule A isoform X1: MGTEARAGRRQLLVFTSVVLSSLALGRGAVYTSEPDVRVPEDKPAKLSCSYSGFSNPRVEWKFAHGDITSLVCYKNKITASYADRVTFSHSGITFHSVTRKDTGTYTCMVSDDGGNTYGEVSVQLTVLVPPSKPTVHIPSSATIGSRAVLTCSEKDGSPPSEYYWFKDGVRMPLEPKGNRAFSNSSYSLNEKTGELVFDPVSAWDTGEYTCEARNGYGMPVRSEAVRMEAAELNVGGIVAAVLVTLILLGFLILGIWFAYRRGYFDRTKKGTSSKKVIYSQPAARSEGEFRQTSSFLV